One genomic window of Conger conger chromosome 7, fConCon1.1, whole genome shotgun sequence includes the following:
- the LOC133133544 gene encoding putative gustatory receptor clone PTE03 — protein MNITYNSPILLIQGIDIPHRLIYPAFALVLVAYLIILTTNIGIMLLILMDRSLQQPMYLLFFSLSFNDVLGSTVVLPRMMLDIVSTNPSISYSWCVSQAFFTHTYGISCHTVMMIMAFDRYVAICHPLRYTSIMSPTMVAKLTVSAWSTSITMISIVLGLAVRLTRCRSIILNAFCDIASLYKLSCQDLSINNITGLTSSIILIGLSIASVAFTYFRILISCVSKKNKELNRKAMQTCASHLVLYLIMLCSGYLLIILHRLQIHNGYRTLAGLLHLIIPANMNPIIYAIQIKELRTKIVQILCSKVTQLQ, from the coding sequence ATGAACATAACCTACAACAGTCCCATCCTGTTGATTCAGGGCATCGACATTCCCCATCGTTTAATTTACCCAGCGTTTGCCCTGGTTTTGGTCGCCTACCTGATCATCCTGACCACCAACATAGGGATCATGCTGCTTATTTTGATGGACAGGAGCCTTCAGCAGCCAATGTACCTGCTGTTCTTCAGCCTGTCCTTCAACGACGTCCTGGGAAGCACGGTAGTTCTGCCTCGAATGATGTTGGACATCGTCTCCACCAACCCGTCCATCAGCTACTCCTGGTGTGTCTCCCAGGCCTTCTTCACCCACACTTATGGCATATCCTGCCACACAGTGATGATGATCATGGCCTTTGACAGGTATGTGGCCATATGCCACCCTCTGAGGTACACCTCCATCATGAGCCCCACCATGGTGGCTAAACTGACTGTGTCCGCATGGAGCACATCAATAACCATGATCTCCATCGTACTGGGCCTCGCAGTACGGCTAACACGTTGCCGTTCCATTATTCTTAATGCCTTCTGTGACATTGCATCTCTGTACAAGCTCTCCTGCCAGGACTTAAGCATTAACAACATCACTGGGCTTACCAGCAGTATCATACTCATTGGATTGTCCATCGCCAGCGTGGCCTTCACATATTTCAGGATCCTGATCAGCTGTGTCTCCAAAAAGAACAAGGAGCTGAACAGAAAGGCCATGCAGACTTGCGCCTCCCATCTGGTCCTCTATCTGATCATGCTCTGCTCCGGATACCTCCTCATCATTTTGCATCGTCTACAGATTCACAATGGCTACCGGACGTTGGCGGGACTTCTCCATCTCATCATTCCCGCCAATATGAACCCCATCATATATGCTATACAGATCAAGGAACTAAGGACCAAGATTGTGCAGATACTATGTTCAAAAGTAACCCAGCTGCAGTAA
- the LOC133133545 gene encoding putative gustatory receptor clone PTE01 has product MNITYNSPILLIQGIDIPHRFIYPAFALLLVPYLIILTTNIGVMLLILMERSLQQPMYLLFFSLSFNDVLGNTVVLPRMMLDIVSTNPSISYSWCVSQAFFTHTYGISCHTVMMIMAFDRYVAICHPLRYTSIMSPTMVAKLTVSAWSTSIALNSITLGLAVWLTRCRSIILNAFCDISSLYKLSCQDLSINNITGLTHITIINGLSITSVAFTYFRILISCVSKKNKELNRKAVQTCASHLVLYLIMLWSGFLVMISHRLPIHNGYRTLAALLFLIIPANMNPIIYALQTKELRTKIVQILYSKVTQLQ; this is encoded by the coding sequence ATGAACATAACCTACAACAGTCCCATCCTGTTGATTCAGGGCATCGACATTCCCCATCGTTTCATTTACCCAGCGTTTGCCCTGCTGTTGGTCCCCTACCTGATCATCCTGACCACCAACATAGGGGTCATGCTGCTTATTTTGATGGAAAGGAGCCTGCAGCAGCCAATGTACTTGCTGTTCTTCAGCCTGTCCTTCAATGACGTCCTGGGAAACACGGTGGTTCTGCCTCGAATGATGTTGGACATCGTCTCCACCAACCCGTCCATCAGCTACTCCTGGTGTGTCTCCCAGGCCTTCTTCACCCACACTTATGGCATATCCTGCCACACAGTGATGATGATCATGGCCTTTGACAGGTATGTGGCCATATGCCACCCTCTGAGGTACACCTCCATCATGAGCCCCACCATGGTGGCTAAGCTGACTGTGTCCGCATGGAGCACATCGATCGCACTGAACTCCATCACACTGGGCCTCGCAGTATGGCTAACACGCTGCCGTTCCATTATTCTGAATGCCTTCTGCGACATTTCATCTCTGTACAAGCTCTCCTGCCAGGACTTAAGCATCAACAACATCACCGGGCTCACCCACATTACCATAATCAATGGATTGTCCATTACCAGCGTGGCCTTCACATATTTCAGGATCCTGATCAGCTGTGTCTCCAAAAAGAACAAGGAGCTCAACAGAAAGGCCGTGCAGACCTGCGCCTCCCATCTGGTCCTCTATCTGATCATGCTCTGGTCCGGATTTCTCGTCATGATTTCGCATCGTCTCCCGATTCACAACGGCTACCGGACATTGGCGGCACTTCTCTTTCTCATCATTCCCGCCAACATGAACCCCATCATATATGCTCTACAGACCAAGGAACTTAGGACCAAGATTGTGCAGATACTTTATTCAAAAGTAACCCAGCTgcagtaa